The Candidatus Tanganyikabacteria bacterium genome includes a window with the following:
- a CDS encoding fumarylacetoacetate hydrolase family protein, which produces MPLHSSHAQAIAETLDSAAREGRLVPMLTSTEPDLTVADAYFIQELSRNLRQDGGDRQVGMKMGLTSLAKMRQMGVHTPIYGFLAESMLAPDGATLDMSRLVQPRIEPEIAFILGADLRGPTTPAQAMLAVSGICAALEVLDSRYEDYRFNLPDVVADNASGAHFVLGSHVAPPGRLDISNLGMVLSINGRIREVGSSAAIFEHPARSLARLATMLAERDRHLEAGQIVLAGGATAAVEIAPGDWVRLEVEGLGTVNVRCGAKEPPVAQPATGQRRPTQEDPADGPGDA; this is translated from the coding sequence GCGATCGCCGAGACCCTCGACTCGGCGGCCCGCGAGGGTCGCCTCGTCCCGATGCTGACCTCCACCGAGCCTGACCTGACGGTGGCCGACGCATACTTCATCCAGGAGTTGAGCCGCAACCTGCGCCAGGACGGCGGCGATCGGCAGGTGGGGATGAAGATGGGCCTGACGAGCCTGGCGAAGATGCGCCAGATGGGCGTCCATACGCCCATCTACGGCTTCCTCGCCGAGAGCATGCTGGCGCCCGACGGCGCCACGCTGGACATGTCGCGGCTGGTGCAGCCGCGCATCGAGCCGGAAATCGCGTTCATCCTGGGCGCCGACCTCCGCGGCCCCACCACGCCGGCCCAGGCCATGCTGGCGGTCAGCGGCATCTGCGCGGCGCTCGAGGTCCTCGACAGCCGCTACGAGGACTACCGCTTCAACCTCCCGGACGTCGTGGCCGATAACGCGTCGGGCGCCCACTTCGTGCTGGGCAGCCACGTCGCGCCGCCCGGGCGGCTGGACATCTCCAACCTCGGGATGGTGCTGTCCATCAACGGGCGGATCCGGGAAGTCGGCAGCAGCGCCGCGATCTTCGAGCATCCGGCGCGGTCGCTGGCGCGGCTGGCCACCATGCTGGCCGAGCGGGATCGCCACCTGGAAGCCGGCCAGATAGTCCTGGCCGGCGGGGCCACGGCCGCCGTGGAGATCGCGCCAGGCGACTGGGTGCGGCTGGAAGTCGAGGGCCTCGGGACGGTGAATGTCAGGTGCGGAGCCAAGGAGCCGCCGGTTGCGCAGCCTGCGACCGGGCAGAGGCGGCCCACTCAGGAGGACCCGGCGGATGGCCCTGGCGACGCTTGA